A genomic window from Deltaproteobacteria bacterium IMCC39524 includes:
- the rplK gene encoding 50S ribosomal protein L11 translates to MAKKVVGQIKLQIAAGKANPSPPVGPALGQHGVNIMEFCKAYNARTQDQDGLIIPVIITVYADRSFTFITKTPPAAVLLLKAAKIAKGSGVPNKDKVGKVTKAQVEEIAKLKMPDLNAYNIEGAMRIIEGTARSMGLEVEA, encoded by the coding sequence ATGGCCAAAAAGGTTGTTGGACAGATAAAATTGCAGATCGCTGCCGGTAAGGCAAACCCTTCACCACCAGTCGGTCCGGCATTGGGTCAGCACGGCGTAAACATCATGGAGTTCTGCAAGGCTTATAATGCCAGAACGCAGGATCAGGACGGCCTGATTATTCCGGTCATCATTACGGTCTATGCTGACCGCTCCTTTACTTTTATTACCAAAACTCCTCCCGCAGCGGTTCTGTTGCTGAAGGCTGCCAAGATTGCCAAAGGGTCTGGTGTGCCGAACAAGGACAAGGTTGGTAAAGTTACCAAGGCTCAGGTTGAGGAAATTGCCAAGCTCAAAATGCCTGACTTGAATGCATATAACATTGAAGGCGCCATGCGTATCATTGAGGGAACTGCCCGCAGCATGGGTCTCGAGGTTGAAGCTTAA
- the rplA gene encoding 50S ribosomal protein L1, whose translation MATGKQIKASKEKVDRNKNYEVDEALALVKETAFAKFDESVDVSVKLGVDPRKADQMVRGAVVLPNGLGKTIRVLVFAKGEKALEAQNAGADHVGGDDLVDKIKDGWFDFDTAIATPDMMGTVGKIGKLLGPRGLMPNPKVGTVTFEVSRAVEEAKSGKVEYRVEKAGIIHAPVGKASFDADKLKGNLLTLMDAIFKAKPSTAKGTYVKKVTISSTMGPGVNVDVPDLQALVK comes from the coding sequence ATGGCAACTGGAAAACAGATTAAAGCGTCCAAGGAAAAAGTCGACCGAAACAAGAATTACGAGGTTGACGAGGCGTTGGCTCTGGTCAAAGAAACGGCATTCGCCAAATTTGACGAGTCGGTAGACGTGTCAGTCAAGCTCGGCGTTGACCCCCGTAAAGCAGACCAGATGGTGCGTGGTGCCGTTGTTCTGCCGAACGGTCTGGGTAAGACGATCCGTGTCTTGGTCTTTGCCAAGGGCGAAAAAGCTCTGGAAGCTCAGAACGCTGGTGCCGATCATGTTGGTGGTGACGACCTGGTCGACAAGATCAAAGATGGCTGGTTCGATTTTGATACCGCGATTGCTACTCCTGATATGATGGGAACCGTTGGTAAAATCGGCAAGCTTCTCGGCCCTCGTGGCCTGATGCCGAACCCGAAGGTTGGAACTGTTACCTTTGAGGTGAGCCGCGCTGTTGAAGAAGCCAAGTCCGGTAAGGTTGAGTATCGTGTCGAAAAAGCAGGTATCATCCATGCTCCTGTCGGCAAGGCTTCCTTTGACGCTGACAAGCTTAAGGGCAATCTGCTTACTTTGATGGACGCGATTTTTAAAGCCAAGCCGTCTACAGCCAAAGGTACCTATGTGAAGAAGGTTACCATTTCTTCAACAATGGGTCCTGGTGTCAATGTTGACGTGCCCGATCTGCAGGCACTCGTCAAATAA
- the rplJ gene encoding 50S ribosomal protein L10 → MNKQSKEALIAELSVKLKEAKAAFLADYRGLDVAQANDLRNKLRETGVDYRVVKNTLLRLASKDTESACLDEYLSGPTSIALVNDDPVAPAKALVEFAKKNEAFELKAGMLDGKLLAIADIKALAELPSREELLAKMLGSMSAPASNFVGVLAAVPRTFVQALSAIKDQKDAA, encoded by the coding sequence TTGAATAAGCAAAGCAAAGAAGCTCTAATCGCGGAATTATCGGTCAAGCTTAAGGAAGCTAAAGCAGCTTTTCTGGCTGATTATCGTGGTCTTGACGTTGCTCAGGCAAATGACTTGCGGAATAAACTCCGTGAAACTGGGGTTGACTATCGGGTGGTTAAGAACACTCTGCTACGTCTGGCTTCGAAGGACACAGAGTCTGCATGTCTGGACGAGTACCTGAGTGGTCCGACATCAATTGCCCTGGTTAATGATGATCCGGTGGCACCAGCTAAAGCGTTGGTGGAGTTTGCCAAGAAGAACGAAGCTTTCGAACTGAAGGCAGGCATGCTCGACGGTAAGCTGTTGGCTATTGCAGACATCAAGGCCCTGGCTGAACTGCCAAGCCGTGAAGAGCTGCTGGCCAAAATGCTGGGTTCCATGAGCGCTCCGGCGTCCAACTTCGTTGGCGTTCTGGCTGCTGTGCCTCGTACATTTGTACAGGCTCTGTCGGCAATCAAAGATCAAAAAGACGCAGCCTGA